Within the Candidatus Komeilibacteria bacterium CG_4_10_14_0_2_um_filter_37_10 genome, the region GGAAAAAGAGATTATGGATTTGGGTAATGACAATCAAATACCAGGTACGCCCCTAACTATCGCTTTGGATTTAGAAGACACCATTTATGAAATAGATAATAAATCAATAACCAATCGTCCGGATTTATGGTCACACTATGGCTTGGCCAGAGAAGTGTCAGCGATTTATCAATATCCCTTAATTGAGTATTTACCAGCGAGTATTAAAGATGGCAGTGGCTCTTCTTTAAAAGTGCAAGTAAGCGATAGTCAGCTTTGTCCGCGGTATCAAGCAGTTGTTTTATCCGGAATAAAAATTGCACCATCACCAATATGGTTACAGAAATCCTTGATTGCTGTTGGTTTAAAGCCCATCAATAATGTCGTAGATATTACTAATTATGTTTTGGCTGATTTGGGCCAACCACTACATGCTTTTGATGCCAAGAAGATTAAAGGTAATAAAATTAATATTCGTCCGGCTAAGAGCGATGAGTTATTTCCCTCATTAGCTGGTGACACGGTAAAATTAACCGTAGCTGATTTAGTAATTACTGATCAAGAAAAAGTTATTGCTCTAGCTGGTGTGATGGGTGCGGCTAATTCCGAGGTTGATGAAATGACTACGGATGTTGTTTTGGAATCCGCTAATTTCTCCGCTACTCCTATTCGTCGCTCAGCATTAAGACATGGCCTGCGAACAGAGGCATCGGCCAGATTTGAGAAAAATTTGGATCCTAATTTAACAGCTATTGCTTTGGCTCAAGCCGTACAAATGATTTTAGCATTGTGTCCAGAGGCCCATATTATTTCTCAAGTATTTGATTTAAATAAGAGTAAAAAAGAAAAAATAGTTATCAAGACAACTGTTGAATATATTGAAAAGAAAATTGGCATGACTTTAGGTCAAGCTACGATAGTTGATATTTTAGCAAGATTGAAGTTTGTAGTAGTAGCTAAGAAGAATAATTTGCAAGTGACGGTGCCATCTTGGCGCGCTACTAAAGATATTAGCCGTGAAGAGGACTTAGTTGAAGAAGTTGCTCGTATTTATGGCTATGATCGTATTGTTGATAGTATGCCCAGCATTAAAATTACGAGAACGGAACAAAATAAAGAAATAATAACCGAAAGGAAGATCAAGTCTTTTCTTAGTCGTAACTTAGCGCTCAATGAGGTATATAATTATTCCTGGCAGGATGAAAAGTATTTGACTTTGTTAAAATACAATCCAGCCAATTGTTTACAATTGAAAAATTATTTATCACCCGATCAGCGGTTTTTAAGACCGACTTTACTAACCAACTTAGTAAAGAATTTAACGGATAATTTACGATGGTTTAAGCAAATAGGTATTTTTGAAGTTGGCCGCGTTTATTGGCCAGTAGATAGTATTATCCTGGATCAACCAAACCAAAATACTTATTTACCACAACAACCCAAAATGTTGGCATGGCTGATTTACCAGGAAGAAGAAAATTTATTTTTTACGATCAAGGGACAATTGGAGTATTTATTTAAGGAGCTAGGTTTAACAGTAGAATGGCAAATAAAAAAACAACCATTCTTGTCCACTAATTATTGTCTATCTATTGTCGCCAATGGTGAAGAGCTGGGTTACTTTGGTTTGCTAATACCGAAGATAGCTAAAGAGCTAAAGTGGAAAAATAGCCCGGCCGTAACCGAGTTAAATTTAACCGAAATAGCTAAACAAGTAGTGGACAAAAAGAAATACCAGCCACTTCCTAAATATCCCGTAGTGATTAAGGATTTTTCCGTTATTTTATCCGCTAGCGTGCCCTGGATTGATTTAGAAAAAAGCATTTATCAAGTCGATCCTTTAGTCATTGGTGTTGAACTTTTTGATCAGTACCAAGATCAGGCAGGACAATTCTCCATTGCTTTTCATATACGATTGTATGATCCAACTAAGACCTTAACTACACAGGATATTGAGGCGGTTAGTAACAAAATTAAAGAATTAATAGAAGATAAATATAAATTAACCATTAAAAAATAAAAAAATGAAGGAAATATTAAAAATTGACGCCATTTCATTGGCTAAAGTACTGGCAGTTATTACCGGCGGTGTTTATTTGGTGGTAGGAGTTATTATTAATATTGGAGTTCTGTTTTTCGGTTTAGGCTCAATGTCGAGCTTAGATTTTCTCGGTTTTGGCTCTGGACTGATCGCCACTGTTTTAGTCAGTATTGTAGTGGGTTTATTTTCTTTTTTTCTGGGAATCTTAATGGGTTTTATTTACAATTTAGTAGCTAATTACTTTGGTGGTGTGATAGTTTTATTTGAAGATCGTTCAGTAGTAGAACAAAGATTACGAGAAGCCAAAGCTGCTAAAATGGCTTTGCAAGAGGAAAAAAAGAGACTTAAATTAGAGCGGGAGAAATTAGAACAAGACACTGGAAAAAAAGATAACTAGCGAAGGATAAATTACGTAAAAAAAGGCCCTGTTTTGTCTAATAAATAGGGTTCTTTTGTTATCTTTGTCATCTTGTTTTTACCGTTATTTTATGCTACAATTATCCAGTAAGAATAGCGTTGACTTGCTTAGTAAAAAATCAACGAAGGAAAAATAACGTTTATTTTTTTTGATCAATATTATTATTATTTTATATGGTTACTAAAGAGGAACAAAAAAATAAAAATCGGGCAGCAGCCGCTGATTACACAGCAAAAAATATTACAGTTCTCGAAGGATTAGCACCTGTTCGCAAAAGACCCGGAATGTATATTGGCAATACTGCCAGTGAAGGATTACATCACTTAATTTGGGAAGCGGTAGATAATGCCATTGACGAAGCCATGGCTGGCTTTTGTAATTTAGTAGAAGTGTGTTTATTACCTGATGGTAAGGTGTCGGTGGCGGATAATGGTCGCGGTATTCCCGTTGATAAACATAAAGTAACCAAGAAGAGCGCTTTGGAAACAGTAATGACGACACTACATGCTGGTGGTAAGTTCGGTGATGGTGGCTATAAAGTATCTGGCGGTTTACACGGTGTTGGTATTTCCGTAGTCAATGCCTTGTCTAAATGGGTGCGGACAGAAGTTAAGCGTGACGGTTATATCTGGGCTCAGGAATATACTTGTGGTAATGTCAAAACCCCGTTAAAGCAAGTGGGGAAAACTAAGGAGACGGGTACCAAGCAAATTTTTCAACCCGATGCCGAAATTTTTACAGTTACCGAGTTTGATTGGTGGACGGTAGTTGATCATTTACGCCAGCAAGCCTATTTAACCAAAGGCGTGCGTATTGATATATTTGATCAGCGCACGGCTAATGAGAA harbors:
- a CDS encoding phenylalanine--tRNA ligase subunit beta, whose amino-acid sequence is MKVSLKWLQKYLNTKDVIDPQELGWRLTMSTVEVDKIFPLGATLNQVIVGQIKEIVAHPDADLLRVCQVDIGQVNRVTIVCGGTNLRENMFVAVALPGAFVRWHGNGEPVQLAETKIRGISSFGMICASVEIGLAELWPATSEKEIMDLGNDNQIPGTPLTIALDLEDTIYEIDNKSITNRPDLWSHYGLAREVSAIYQYPLIEYLPASIKDGSGSSLKVQVSDSQLCPRYQAVVLSGIKIAPSPIWLQKSLIAVGLKPINNVVDITNYVLADLGQPLHAFDAKKIKGNKINIRPAKSDELFPSLAGDTVKLTVADLVITDQEKVIALAGVMGAANSEVDEMTTDVVLESANFSATPIRRSALRHGLRTEASARFEKNLDPNLTAIALAQAVQMILALCPEAHIISQVFDLNKSKKEKIVIKTTVEYIEKKIGMTLGQATIVDILARLKFVVVAKKNNLQVTVPSWRATKDISREEDLVEEVARIYGYDRIVDSMPSIKITRTEQNKEIITERKIKSFLSRNLALNEVYNYSWQDEKYLTLLKYNPANCLQLKNYLSPDQRFLRPTLLTNLVKNLTDNLRWFKQIGIFEVGRVYWPVDSIILDQPNQNTYLPQQPKMLAWLIYQEEENLFFTIKGQLEYLFKELGLTVEWQIKKQPFLSTNYCLSIVANGEELGYFGLLIPKIAKELKWKNSPAVTELNLTEIAKQVVDKKKYQPLPKYPVVIKDFSVILSASVPWIDLEKSIYQVDPLVIGVELFDQYQDQAGQFSIAFHIRLYDPTKTLTTQDIEAVSNKIKELIEDKYKLTIKK
- a CDS encoding DNA topoisomerase IV subunit B (negatively supercoils closed circular double-stranded DNA), yielding MVTKEEQKNKNRAAAADYTAKNITVLEGLAPVRKRPGMYIGNTASEGLHHLIWEAVDNAIDEAMAGFCNLVEVCLLPDGKVSVADNGRGIPVDKHKVTKKSALETVMTTLHAGGKFGDGGYKVSGGLHGVGISVVNALSKWVRTEVKRDGYIWAQEYTCGNVKTPLKQVGKTKETGTKQIFQPDAEIFTVTEFDWWTVVDHLRQQAYLTKGVRIDIFDQRTANENKYSFYFEGGISSYVKFLNRNNEIKQEKIFYIDKRQNDDVQVEIAVQYVGEFRESLYSFANNIHT